The window CGGTCGGCTGAACTATGTATTATGCTGCAATTTGTTATGCGGAAAAGTCTCCGCATAATACACCCGCTGGCACTTGCTATGCGGCAGATTCGCCGCATGTGCAAGCCCCGAATCTCCCGCATACCACGCGTAGGATAGGCTTGTGTGCATATTATCGCACACGTTCGTGGAAAAGTCAAGGACTTTACGCACATATGAGCAATCTGCCGCCCCATGCGGGCGGCGGCGACGGCCGCCTCCTACCGAACCGCCAGCGCCTCCAGCAACTGATAGCGCAACGCCGCAAATTCTGGCGACGCCGTCATGGAGCGCCGCCGCGGGCGGGCCAGGGGCACGGCGAGCACGGTCTTGACCCGCCCGGGTCGCGGCGTCAGCACATACACCCGATCCGACAGGAATAGCGCCTCGTCCACGTCGTGGGTGATGAACAGGATGGTCTTGCGGAAGCGCGCCCACACGCCCAGCAGCCATTCCTGCAACTCCATCCGCGTCAGCGCGTCCAGCGCCCCGAACGGCTCGTCCAGCAGCAGCACCTCGCGGTGGGTCAGGAACGTGCGGAGCAGGGCGGCGCGCTGCTTCATCCCGCCCGACAGCACCGCCGGATACGCGTCGGCGAACCCCTCAAGCCCGAACAGCGGGATCAGTTCTCTGGCCTCGCGGCGGCTCTCCCGCAGGTCTTCGCCCCGCAGTTCAGGCCCCAGGATCACGTTGTCCAGCACCGACCGCCAGGGCAGCAGGAGGTCTTTCTGCGGCATGTAGCCCACCAGTCCCGCGCGGCGCGACGCCGCCTGCCCGTCCAGCAGCACCTGGCCTTCGTCCGGCTCCAGCAGGCCGCAGATGATGTTGAACAGGGTGCTCTTGCCGCAGCCGCTGGGGCCGATGATAGACACGAACTCGCCCGCGCGGGCATGGAGGCTCACGTCCTCCAGCGCCTTCAAGGGCACCCCGTCCACTTTGAACCACTTGGTGATGCCCGTCAGTTCCAGTTTGCACGGCGCGTCAGGGCAGGAATTCATTGGTAAACGCCTTGTCGGGGTCAAAGTCGCCGGTGATGAGGCCGTTGGTCTTCATCCAGTCGCCGAAGGCGCGCCACGTCTCGGCCTTCTGCACGCCCCACTTGGGCGCGTCGGCCTTGTAGCGCGGGCTGAGCCACTCCTGGCTGTGGCGGATGAGTTCGGGGTCGCTTTCGGGCGCGTACTTCAGCAGGATTTCCGCTGCCTCCGACGGGTGCGCAATGGCGTACTCGTACCCGCGCGCCGTCGCCGCCATGAATCGGCGCACCAGGTCGGGCTTCTCCTGGATGGTCTTCTCGCCCGCGATGACGACGGGCGTGTAGTAGTCGGGCACGCACGAGCCGTACAGGGGGATCGTGTTCAGTTCGTATCCCTTGATCTGCGCCTGCACGCCGTCCCACGCCAGGAAGATCC of the Chloroflexota bacterium genome contains:
- a CDS encoding ABC transporter ATP-binding protein; translation: MNSCPDAPCKLELTGITKWFKVDGVPLKALEDVSLHARAGEFVSIIGPSGCGKSTLFNIICGLLEPDEGQVLLDGQAASRRAGLVGYMPQKDLLLPWRSVLDNVILGPELRGEDLRESRREARELIPLFGLEGFADAYPAVLSGGMKQRAALLRTFLTHREVLLLDEPFGALDALTRMELQEWLLGVWARFRKTILFITHDVDEALFLSDRVYVLTPRPGRVKTVLAVPLARPRRRSMTASPEFAALRYQLLEALAVR